Within Deltaproteobacteria bacterium, the genomic segment TATAGATGCTAATGGCAAACAACCTTTTCCTCCTTTGCAACACGCCGAACGTGAGGCAATATCTTTATATAATCGCTTAATCGAGTTAGCTAACTTCGATGCTTCTCATAAACGTACTATTTTATTAACCGGTGCTTCACGCGACGAAATTCTTAAAGCCGCGGCAACGATTGCATCCCAAAAAAAAGCTGATGAACAATTATATGATAAAGTTGATAGTCTTTTCGCTTTTTTCTTTTCAGGTCATGGCCAAAGTGGTCGTTTACTTTTGCAAGATAAACCGCTTTCAACTGCAGATTTAGTGCAGATTTTTCATAAAATTAATGCCACGCTGCAATTAGGTGTGTTTGATGCTTGCTATAGTGGCAGCCTCGATCAAGCAGCACTAGCAGAAAAAGGCGCAAAATTAACTCCGGGTGTTAATCTTTTTAACGAGCTGCCTCAAGAAGTTTTACTATCAGAAGGTAGTATTTGGTTAGTTTCAAGTGGTGCTGGAGAAGTAAGTTATGAAGATAGTGAACTCGGTGGCGTTTTTATGCATTTTTTCACTGAAGCACTTGAGAAAGCACCTCGTGATGGTATCGGTATTACGCTTGATAGTATTTGGGATTACACCCGTCGCAATACTGTAGCTTACACGGCAGATCGCGATCGACGACAAATACCACAACAATTTGTTACTCGTCTTAAATCAAGCGGTCCCTTATATTTAAGCTTTCCGAATAATCGTAGTTCAACTTTGATATTAGCTGAAGAATTAAAAGGACGGGTAATCTTAGAATATGCTGATGGCCAATTCTTTGAAGTCATTGATAAGCAACAAGGCGACCGTAAAGAAATTAAAATTTTTCCTGGTACTGCGAATGTAAAATTTATTGATTCAAAAGAAAATCTAATACAAGAAAGTTTTCAGTTTAATAATAATAGTATTATTATACTTCATACTCCCCAAGAGCATAGTATTATTGCTTCATTAGGCCGTAAGAGTAAAAAATTATGGGCTAAGGGATCGTATCATTCTTTATATGCTCGTGAATTTATTCCAGCCGTCACAACTTCGATAGGTGTTGAGGCACGACAAGGAATATCTTCACGAGGTATATTACTACCAGCCTCATCGGTACTTGCATCTATTCGTCTCGATCACACCCATCAATTTATATCATTAGCTTTAGGTTATGGTTACACAAAAGACCATTTTATCTCTTGGTCGTATTATTTAAATGCAATTTCAACATCAATAGTTGCTGGGATAGCAAGCGATATTAACACTAGTATAGGTGCATTTAGATTCTCAGGAGGCGCTGCATTAAATGCTACACATATGCGTCAAGAATTCGCAACTGGTGGCATACGCACTCGCTATGCATTTGGTACAGGTATCGATGCTTCAGTGTTTTATGTCAGACCGCAGTGGTCTTTACAGCTTTCACTACTAGCTGGGCCGATATGGGCTCCTGGGGTCGAGCAAGGCTCAAATTCATCATTGGCAATCTATGGCAATGGTGGGTTGTCACTACGTTATCGCTTATAAATATTAGGACGGCAAACATGAAATATATATTTATTATAATTTTTTTAAGTCTTTCTCTGAATTTTTCTCTTTCGGCCTGCCTTAATTATGACTTTTGCATACGTGATACGGATTGTATATCATGTCAAGAATGTATAAATGGTGCATGCACTGCTGTTATTTTAGGCCAAGACCCTAAAAACGACTGTCCTGGCGCTACTGCTTGCGATGGTGCTTCTCGGTGTTTTACCCTAGCTGCAGGGTTATTTTGCAATCATGACTATGAATGTGACTCAGGGCAATGCGACCTTGATGAAAACATATGCTGGGAGCCCAAACAAACCGGTGAAGAATGCAAAATCGATAATGATTGTAAAAGCAAAAACTGTGCTCATCATGGCATATGTTGCCCTACTGTGTGTAAAAGGGGTTGTGAGAGTTGTGAGTCTGGCACTTGTGAAGCAATAGCTGATGGTGAAGATCTTTATGATTTTTGCCCTGGTGTTGCTGCATGTGATGGCAATGGCCAATGTTGGGCATTGTCTGCAAAAGCTAATTGCGAAGCAGACTATCAGTGTGCAAGCACACATTGCAAAGATTACAACTGTTATGCAGCATCTATCGGCGAAGCATGTCATGAAGATTTTGAATGTCTAAGTAATCATTGTGGCGAAGAAGGTATTTGCTGCCAAGAAGCATGTACTGGTTCATGCAACTCGTGCAATAATAAATATACTTGCTTAACTATGGGTATGTGTGCCCCAATACCCAAAGATACTGACCCATTTAATTTATGCGATAGTCTATTAACCTGCGATGGCAATGGTATGTGTCAACCAGAATGGAATGGAGTTTTGCAATTTGGCGGAATTCTTTATGATGGCTTTGGTGGTCTTGTTGCTGATAATTCAGGATTTATTTATGGTGTTGGCGCTACTAATAGCATTCTTGGCTATAATTATAAAGGTGGCATGGATGCCTTTATTGCCTTATTTGATTTTTCTGGAAACAATCGCTGGACTAACCAATTTGGCGCAACCAATGATGATTATGCTGCAAGAGTAGACCTTGATGATAATGGTAATATTTATGTTTGCGGTTGGACAAGTGGCGATAGTCTAGAAGGTCAAAGCATATCAGGCGCCTCTGATGTTTTTTTGCGCAAATATAATTCTAATCATCAACTACAATGGACACGGGTGTTCGGTTCTGTTGCTGAAGATCGTTGTCATAATTTAGTAGTTGATGATGCAGGCAATGCCTATTTATGTGGTTCTGCAGATAACGCTTTACCCGGTAACCAAAGTTCAGGTGGCAGTGATGCCTTTATTGCCAAATATGATACTAATGGCGATCGCCAATGGATTACCCAATTCGGAACTGTTTATGCAGATGTAGCCATGGATATCGATACAGATGGTTCTTATTTATATATAACAGGTGCAACAAACGGCTCTTTATTCTCAACTAATCAAGGTGGTTCTGATTTATTTTGGGTTGTTTATGATCTATTCGGACAAACCCAACTTATTAAAAATCAAAGCGGCTCAGCTGCAGATGATTACGGCTGGACACTTTCGTTAGATAATAAAGGTGCAATTTATATTGCTGGTTCTACGAAAGGCTCAGTTGATGCTGAAATAAATCAAGGTGCTACTGATATTTTATTGCAAAAATATTTAATTGATGGTTCTTGGCAATGGACACGTCAATATGGCGATGCTGGAGCGCAAGAGGCCTTTGATGTAGTTTATCACTATGGCAATGTATACCTAACTGGCACTGGCTATTCTCTGGTACTATTTTCTGAGCAAGGCGAATTTATGTGGTCACAAAATGCAAACCCTACTGTAGGTCATATTTCATATGCCATTGCTGTTGATGCTGCTGATAACATTTGTATAGGCGGATACACTTTTGGTACTCTGGGCAAAAATAGTTTTGGTTTTGTAGATGCAGTATTAATCAAATATAACACCAGTGGTGATTTGTTATAAGGTTTAGCTATCTCCATTAATTTGTTGTAAAAAAACACCTCAATTAGTGATTGCAGATAATTCCATCTCGTCATATACCGGGCAACTTAAATGTTAACTCTATGGCAAACCCAAGCTTGTAGGGGGTTTTATGGCATCGAGAAAACGCGACAGTTGGGCCAGTCGGCTTGGTATAATTATGGCAGTAGCCGGTTCGGCAATAGGCCTTGGCAATTTTTTACGCTTTCCGGCTAAAGCTGCTGCTAATGGCGGTGGCGCCTTTATGATTCCGTATTTGGTTGCGCTATTGTTACTTGGCCTTCCATTAATGTGGGTTGAGTGGACTCTTGGTCGTTTTGGTGGTGGCTTTGAACACGGCACCGCACCGGGCATTTTTCATAATGTTTGGCGCAAAAACCGTTTCATTAAATACTTTGGTGTAATCGGAATTTTTGGTCCACTAGTTATCTTCATCTATTATGTCTATATTGCTTCGTGGACATTAGGTTATAGCTTTTATTCGCTTAACGGTACTATCGCTTCTATTACTGATCAGCAAACCATGCAGAGTTTTCTGCGAGGTTATCAGGGCATAGAAACTAATCAGTTTTTCAGTGGCATTTGGCCTGCTTATATCTGTTTTTTTATAACTTTTATCATTAGTTTTTGGATTATATATCACGGCATCAGAGGTGGCATTGAACGCATTTGTCGCATCGCTGTGCCTCTTTTATTTGGCTGCGCTTTAATACTCTTCATCCGTGTATTAACCTTAGGTACCCCTAACCCAGAACACCCAGATTGGAATATAAGCAATGGCTTTGGATTTTTGTGGAATCCAGATTTTAGCGCCTTAAAATCTGGAAAAGTCTGGATTGAAGCTGCAGGGCAAATATTCTTCACGCTTAGTGTAGGTATTGGCGTTATATTAACCTATGCAAGTTATCTCTCAAAAGGTGATGATGTTACTCTCTCTGGTTTAAGTGCCACAAGCATGAACGAGACCGCCGAAGTAATTTTAGGTGGTAGTATTATTATCCCCGCGGCGTTTGTATTTTTTGGCCCTACTAATATTAGCGATATTGCAGCGTCTGGTGTTTTTAATATCGGCTTTGTCACCATGCCTCTAATTTTAAATCAACTACCACTCGCTGGGTTTTTAGGTTTTTTGTGGTTTTTCTTGCTATTTCTTGCTGGTATCACTTCGTTAATATCGATTATGCAGCCAGCTATTGCGTTTTTAGAAGATGAATTTAATATCAATCGTAAAAAAGCGGTATTTATCTTTGGTAGTATTGCATTTATCTTATGCCATTTCCCTATCTTTATGCTGCAAAACGGCGTTGTTGATGAACTTGATTTTTGGGGTGGTACTTTCTTTTTGGTTTTATTCGCAACTATCGAAGTAATTTTATTCGCCTGGATACTTGGTATCGACAAGGCCTGGGATGAAATGCATCATGGCGCTGATTTGCGTGTACCGAAAGCATACAAATTCATTATCAAATATGTTACGCCAGTATTTTTATTGATTATTTTAAGTGTATGGCTATGGCAAGAATGGCTGCCGGTCATTTTAATGAAGAATGTTAGCGATACCAACAAGCCTTTTGTGCTTGGCACCCGTATTGTCTTAATGGTTCTACTGACAATTTTAGCTATCGCCGTTAAAATTGCGTGGTCACGCCGTAAAACCAAAGGAGAAGACAACTATGCAGCCTGAGGGATGGATTTTTCTTATCGCTTTTTGGGGAATTATTATTGGTATAACTATTTTTTGCTTTCACCGGATTTTCTCTAAAAAAAATATTAAATAATTGGCCTATATTTATTCTTTATTAGGTAGATATGGCAAAATTTGCGATTTGCCTGAGACAACCGCCAATACAACCTCTAGATGCGATTCATGGATTGTTGCATTATTGCAATGTAACTCATAAGCATCAATACCAAAGCTTTTTAAAGCTTTATCAAAATGTGCACGTACGCCTGCTGTTGATGGTCGTGATGCAATTCGCTTATTAACTATGTTTTCTATAACAAATGGATGCTCGCTGGTTGGATAGATAAAACCGATTTCCCGTTGTACTAAATGTAATCGTGCAATACGTTCTTTAACAATATGATTGGGAAACCCTGAAGCACGTGCCCCAGATGCCAATACTGCCCCTTGTTGGAGTAATTTAGCCCCTATTCCCATATCAGCTAACACTTGACCCATAAATGGTGGCCCGTGTTTTGCCGCAATTCTCATTAGATAGTGATCTGCAATATCTCCATTATCAGCTACTATAGATGGTGGTACTTGAAAATTTTGCCTCGAAATATCATTGACATTTAAGTTTTCATTATTTTCATTAGTGTCATTTTCACTACCACCAGACCCAAGCTTACCATCGGCACCTAATGAATGTTGCTTGTTTTGCTATCAAGTAGCATTTTAGCGAAATCAAAAAAAAATTAAACTTAATGTTGCAGCAGCGGCAAATTTAAAACTCGTAGCTGCTGATATAAAAAAAGTAATTGAAGCGCTATAGTTAAAGCACAAAATGTACGACTAGTGCAGCGAGCCTAGAATAATTACTTAAGAATATGGTATAATGAATAGCGGTAAATATACGCGCATATCACACACAGTATGTGAATGTGGTAGTACAAAGCTAAAGTGGTATGTCTTATGATCACGGTAAATCATAAAAATTTGAATGTTCAAATCAAAATTTTAACCCTTATATCCCTAGTAGTTATTTTAACTGCCTGCCCTGCTGGGCAAGCTATTATTAGTGATACTGATAACAATTCGAATGATTCGGACGGCACAAATAATGATTCAAATTCTAATAACGACCCAAACTCTACTTCGAACTCGAACTCACAAACACCTAGCACTGGCACTCTAACTGATACTATCACTACTGCTTCTGGTATCACTTGGCACTTTACTGAAAAAGTACAAGTTGGGCAGTTTATTACCGGTGATTATTATGTTGTCGGCCCGGTAACAATTGATGCAATTACACCTAAGCCTTTATATGATAATGAAGTGCCTCAATCTGAAATCGGCAACTGTGAACGCTCAATGCGTAGTGATCAGGCATATATACGCAATGGTTTTATGCTAAATCCACCTATTAGCGCTAAAGCTGCATATGATAGTGGCGTAAGAAATAATTATGATCCTAGCCTGAGAATGCATCTGCCCGTGTCTATGAAACCAGGTGACGCCTTAGTATCTACTATAAGCATGTCGATATCTGATATAGTTGATAAAATGTTAGGTAACTCAGACGGCCCTACTACCACAAGAGATTCTTTGGCTAGTGGTAGTAACTGCAATAGCAGCGATTATACTCCTATTCGTACCGCCGCGATTTTAACCTGTGTTGATAGTATGTTGCCTGCTGATACTTTTCGACCTGCTTTTGTTTCTGTCGCTGTCCCTACGCATTTCTACCAAGCGAGCAATATTAAACACACATTAATACCACAAGTAACTTGTCCAAGCTCATTACCCGATGCTGATAAATTTATCCGCTTTGTAGCGCGGCCATGGACGAGTATGGGATTTTTTCCTTTTGATAGGCCCGCTGAGAACATGCCGGTTTATGGTCGTGAGACTGCGCGAGTTGTAGGTATCTCAGCACTCATGCTTATGTGCGGCCTACCCGAAGCCAAACAGCACGCGCTATTATATGGCCTTATTCAAATTGGCATCGATCGCTTTGGCATGTTAGAAGC encodes:
- a CDS encoding SBBP repeat-containing protein, translated to MKYIFIIIFLSLSLNFSLSACLNYDFCIRDTDCISCQECINGACTAVILGQDPKNDCPGATACDGASRCFTLAAGLFCNHDYECDSGQCDLDENICWEPKQTGEECKIDNDCKSKNCAHHGICCPTVCKRGCESCESGTCEAIADGEDLYDFCPGVAACDGNGQCWALSAKANCEADYQCASTHCKDYNCYAASIGEACHEDFECLSNHCGEEGICCQEACTGSCNSCNNKYTCLTMGMCAPIPKDTDPFNLCDSLLTCDGNGMCQPEWNGVLQFGGILYDGFGGLVADNSGFIYGVGATNSILGYNYKGGMDAFIALFDFSGNNRWTNQFGATNDDYAARVDLDDNGNIYVCGWTSGDSLEGQSISGASDVFLRKYNSNHQLQWTRVFGSVAEDRCHNLVVDDAGNAYLCGSADNALPGNQSSGGSDAFIAKYDTNGDRQWITQFGTVYADVAMDIDTDGSYLYITGATNGSLFSTNQGGSDLFWVVYDLFGQTQLIKNQSGSAADDYGWTLSLDNKGAIYIAGSTKGSVDAEINQGATDILLQKYLIDGSWQWTRQYGDAGAQEAFDVVYHYGNVYLTGTGYSLVLFSEQGEFMWSQNANPTVGHISYAIAVDAADNICIGGYTFGTLGKNSFGFVDAVLIKYNTSGDLL
- a CDS encoding sodium-dependent transporter, with protein sequence MASRKRDSWASRLGIIMAVAGSAIGLGNFLRFPAKAAANGGGAFMIPYLVALLLLGLPLMWVEWTLGRFGGGFEHGTAPGIFHNVWRKNRFIKYFGVIGIFGPLVIFIYYVYIASWTLGYSFYSLNGTIASITDQQTMQSFLRGYQGIETNQFFSGIWPAYICFFITFIISFWIIYHGIRGGIERICRIAVPLLFGCALILFIRVLTLGTPNPEHPDWNISNGFGFLWNPDFSALKSGKVWIEAAGQIFFTLSVGIGVILTYASYLSKGDDVTLSGLSATSMNETAEVILGGSIIIPAAFVFFGPTNISDIAASGVFNIGFVTMPLILNQLPLAGFLGFLWFFLLFLAGITSLISIMQPAIAFLEDEFNINRKKAVFIFGSIAFILCHFPIFMLQNGVVDELDFWGGTFFLVLFATIEVILFAWILGIDKAWDEMHHGADLRVPKAYKFIIKYVTPVFLLIILSVWLWQEWLPVILMKNVSDTNKPFVLGTRIVLMVLLTILAIAVKIAWSRRKTKGEDNYAA
- a CDS encoding caspase family protein: MEINHQRFYFTFIIFLLLSLSSISHAAVVRYAIVVGNNIGIDANGKQPFPPLQHAEREAISLYNRLIELANFDASHKRTILLTGASRDEILKAAATIASQKKADEQLYDKVDSLFAFFFSGHGQSGRLLLQDKPLSTADLVQIFHKINATLQLGVFDACYSGSLDQAALAEKGAKLTPGVNLFNELPQEVLLSEGSIWLVSSGAGEVSYEDSELGGVFMHFFTEALEKAPRDGIGITLDSIWDYTRRNTVAYTADRDRRQIPQQFVTRLKSSGPLYLSFPNNRSSTLILAEELKGRVILEYADGQFFEVIDKQQGDRKEIKIFPGTANVKFIDSKENLIQESFQFNNNSIIILHTPQEHSIIASLGRKSKKLWAKGSYHSLYAREFIPAVTTSIGVEARQGISSRGILLPASSVLASIRLDHTHQFISLALGYGYTKDHFISWSYYLNAISTSIVAGIASDINTSIGAFRFSGGAALNATHMRQEFATGGIRTRYAFGTGIDASVFYVRPQWSLQLSLLAGPIWAPGVEQGSNSSLAIYGNGGLSLRYRL